In one window of Eubalaena glacialis isolate mEubGla1 chromosome 13, mEubGla1.1.hap2.+ XY, whole genome shotgun sequence DNA:
- the OCM2 gene encoding putative oncomodulin-2, with amino-acid sequence MSITDVLSADDIAAALQECQDPDTFEPQKFFQTSGLAKMSASQVKDVFRFIDNDQSGYLDEEELKFFLQKFESGARELTESETKSLMAAADNDGDGKIGADEFQEMVHS; translated from the exons ATGAGCATCACAGATGTCCTTAGTGCTGATGACATTGCAGCAGCCCTGCAGGAGTGCCAAG ACCCGGATACTTTTGAACCCCAAAAATTCTTCCAGACATCGGGCCTCGCCAAGATGTCAGCCAGTCAGGTGAAGGATGTTTTTCGTTTCATAGACAACGACCAGAGTGGGTACCTGGATGAAGAAGAGCTGAA GTTTTTCCTCCAGAAGTTTGAGAGTGGTGCTAGAGAACTGACCGAGTCAGAAACCAAGTCCTTGATGGCGGCTGCAGATAATGATGGAGATGGGAAAATTGGGGCTGATG AATTCCAGGAAATGGTACATTCTTAA
- the CCZ1 gene encoding vacuolar fusion protein CCZ1 homolog isoform X1 — MAAAAAGAGAGAAQEKQFPPALLSFFIYNPRFGPREGEEENKILFYYPNEVEKNEKIRNVGLCEAIVQFTRTFSPSKPAKSLHTQKNRQFFNEPEENFWMVMVVRNPIIEKQSKDGKPVVEYQEEELLDKVYSSVLQQCYSMYKLFNGTFLRAMEDGGVKLLKERLEKFFHRYLQTLHLQSCDLLDIFGGISFFPLDKMTYLKIQSFINRMEESLSIVKYTAFLYNDQLIWSGLEQDDMRILYKYLTTSLFPRHIEPELAGRDSPIRAEMPGNLQHYGRFLTGPLNLNDPEAKCRFPKIFVNTDDTYEALHLIVYKAMSAAVCFMIDASIQPTLDFCRRLDSIVGPQLTVLASDICEQFNINKRISGSEKEPQFKFIYFNHMNLAEKSTIHMRKTPSVSLTSVHPDLMKILGDINSDFTRVDEDEEIIVKAMSDYWVVGKKSDQRELYVILNQKNANLIEVNEEVKKLCATQFSNIFFLD; from the exons ATGGCGGCAGCGGCGGCCGGGGCAGGAGCTGGGGCGGCCCAGGAGAAGCAGTTCCCGCCGGCGCTACTGAGCTTCTTCATCTACAACCCGCGCTTCGGGCCACGCGAGGGAGAG gaggaaaataaaattttgttttactatccaaatgaagtagaaaagaatgaaaaaattagaaatgtcgGATTATGTGAAGCTATTGTACAGTTTACAAG GACCTTTAGTCCATCAAAACCTGCAAAATCTTTACATACACAGAAGAACAGACAGTTCTTCAACGAACCAGAAGAAAATTTCTGGATGGTCATG GTTGTTAGGAATCCCATAATTGAAAAGCAAAGTAAGGATGGAAAACCAGTTGTCGAATACCAAGAGGAGGAGTTGCTG GACAAGGTTTATAGTTCGGTGCTCCAACAGTGCTACAGCATGTACAAG CTTTTTAATGGTACATTTCTGAGAGCCATGGAAGATGGAGGTGTCAAGCTCCTAAAAGAAAGATTAGAGAAATTCTTCCATCGG taTTTGCAAACGTTGCATTTGCAGTCATGCGATCTACTTGACATTTTTGGCGGGATCAGCTTCTTCCCATTGGATAAAATGACTTACTTGAAAATCCAGTCCTTTATTAATAGAATGGAAGAAAGCCTGAGTATAGTCAAGTACACTGCCTTTCTCTACAATGATCAACTCATCTG GAGTGGATTAGAACAAGATGACATGAGAATTTTATACAAATACCTCACCACATCTCTATTTCCAAGGCATATCGAACCTGAG TTGGCGGGAAGGGATTCTCCAATAAGGGCAGAAATGCCCGGAAATCTTCAACACTATGGAAG atttctcactggaccCTTGAACCTTAATGATCCAGAAGCAAAATGCAGATTCCCCAAAATTTTTGTAAATACAGATGACACTTATGAAGCTCTGCATTTAATTGTTTATAAG GCCATGAGTGCAGCTGTGTGCTTTATGATTGACG CCTCTATCCAGCCTACGTTGGACTTTTGCCGAAGACTGGACAGCATTGTCGGGCCCCAGCTCACAGTGCTGGCATCTGACATTTGTGAGCAGTTTAACATCAACAAAAGAATATCTGG GTCTGAAAAAGAACCCCAGTTTAAGTTTATCTACTTCAACCATATGAATTTAGCAGAAAAAAGTACAATTCACATGAGGAAAACACCCAGTGTGTCACTTACGTCTGTTCATCCAGATTTAATGAAGATTCTGGGTGACATCAACAGTGATTTTACAAG AGTGGATGAAGATGAAGAAATCATCGTGAAAGCAATGAGTGATTATTGGGTTGTTGGGAAAAAGTCTGACCAGCGGGAGCTGTATGTTATTTTGAATCAAAAAAATGCAAACCTCATTGAAGTAAATG AAGAGGTCAAGAAGCTTTGTGCGACGCAGTTCAGTaacatattcttcttggattga
- the CCZ1 gene encoding vacuolar fusion protein CCZ1 homolog isoform X2 — protein sequence MAAAAAGAGAGAAQEKQFPPALLSFFIYNPRFGPREGEEENKILFYYPNEVEKNEKIRNVGLCEAIVQFTRTFSPSKPAKSLHTQKNRQFFNEPEENFWMVMDKVYSSVLQQCYSMYKLFNGTFLRAMEDGGVKLLKERLEKFFHRYLQTLHLQSCDLLDIFGGISFFPLDKMTYLKIQSFINRMEESLSIVKYTAFLYNDQLIWSGLEQDDMRILYKYLTTSLFPRHIEPELAGRDSPIRAEMPGNLQHYGRFLTGPLNLNDPEAKCRFPKIFVNTDDTYEALHLIVYKAMSAAVCFMIDASIQPTLDFCRRLDSIVGPQLTVLASDICEQFNINKRISGSEKEPQFKFIYFNHMNLAEKSTIHMRKTPSVSLTSVHPDLMKILGDINSDFTRVDEDEEIIVKAMSDYWVVGKKSDQRELYVILNQKNANLIEVNEEVKKLCATQFSNIFFLD from the exons ATGGCGGCAGCGGCGGCCGGGGCAGGAGCTGGGGCGGCCCAGGAGAAGCAGTTCCCGCCGGCGCTACTGAGCTTCTTCATCTACAACCCGCGCTTCGGGCCACGCGAGGGAGAG gaggaaaataaaattttgttttactatccaaatgaagtagaaaagaatgaaaaaattagaaatgtcgGATTATGTGAAGCTATTGTACAGTTTACAAG GACCTTTAGTCCATCAAAACCTGCAAAATCTTTACATACACAGAAGAACAGACAGTTCTTCAACGAACCAGAAGAAAATTTCTGGATGGTCATG GACAAGGTTTATAGTTCGGTGCTCCAACAGTGCTACAGCATGTACAAG CTTTTTAATGGTACATTTCTGAGAGCCATGGAAGATGGAGGTGTCAAGCTCCTAAAAGAAAGATTAGAGAAATTCTTCCATCGG taTTTGCAAACGTTGCATTTGCAGTCATGCGATCTACTTGACATTTTTGGCGGGATCAGCTTCTTCCCATTGGATAAAATGACTTACTTGAAAATCCAGTCCTTTATTAATAGAATGGAAGAAAGCCTGAGTATAGTCAAGTACACTGCCTTTCTCTACAATGATCAACTCATCTG GAGTGGATTAGAACAAGATGACATGAGAATTTTATACAAATACCTCACCACATCTCTATTTCCAAGGCATATCGAACCTGAG TTGGCGGGAAGGGATTCTCCAATAAGGGCAGAAATGCCCGGAAATCTTCAACACTATGGAAG atttctcactggaccCTTGAACCTTAATGATCCAGAAGCAAAATGCAGATTCCCCAAAATTTTTGTAAATACAGATGACACTTATGAAGCTCTGCATTTAATTGTTTATAAG GCCATGAGTGCAGCTGTGTGCTTTATGATTGACG CCTCTATCCAGCCTACGTTGGACTTTTGCCGAAGACTGGACAGCATTGTCGGGCCCCAGCTCACAGTGCTGGCATCTGACATTTGTGAGCAGTTTAACATCAACAAAAGAATATCTGG GTCTGAAAAAGAACCCCAGTTTAAGTTTATCTACTTCAACCATATGAATTTAGCAGAAAAAAGTACAATTCACATGAGGAAAACACCCAGTGTGTCACTTACGTCTGTTCATCCAGATTTAATGAAGATTCTGGGTGACATCAACAGTGATTTTACAAG AGTGGATGAAGATGAAGAAATCATCGTGAAAGCAATGAGTGATTATTGGGTTGTTGGGAAAAAGTCTGACCAGCGGGAGCTGTATGTTATTTTGAATCAAAAAAATGCAAACCTCATTGAAGTAAATG AAGAGGTCAAGAAGCTTTGTGCGACGCAGTTCAGTaacatattcttcttggattga
- the CCZ1 gene encoding vacuolar fusion protein CCZ1 homolog isoform X3, producing the protein MAAAAAGAGAGAAQEKQFPPALLSFFIYNPRFGPREGEDKVYSSVLQQCYSMYKLFNGTFLRAMEDGGVKLLKERLEKFFHRYLQTLHLQSCDLLDIFGGISFFPLDKMTYLKIQSFINRMEESLSIVKYTAFLYNDQLIWSGLEQDDMRILYKYLTTSLFPRHIEPELAGRDSPIRAEMPGNLQHYGRFLTGPLNLNDPEAKCRFPKIFVNTDDTYEALHLIVYKAMSAAVCFMIDASIQPTLDFCRRLDSIVGPQLTVLASDICEQFNINKRISGSEKEPQFKFIYFNHMNLAEKSTIHMRKTPSVSLTSVHPDLMKILGDINSDFTRVDEDEEIIVKAMSDYWVVGKKSDQRELYVILNQKNANLIEVNEEVKKLCATQFSNIFFLD; encoded by the exons ATGGCGGCAGCGGCGGCCGGGGCAGGAGCTGGGGCGGCCCAGGAGAAGCAGTTCCCGCCGGCGCTACTGAGCTTCTTCATCTACAACCCGCGCTTCGGGCCACGCGAGGGAGAG GACAAGGTTTATAGTTCGGTGCTCCAACAGTGCTACAGCATGTACAAG CTTTTTAATGGTACATTTCTGAGAGCCATGGAAGATGGAGGTGTCAAGCTCCTAAAAGAAAGATTAGAGAAATTCTTCCATCGG taTTTGCAAACGTTGCATTTGCAGTCATGCGATCTACTTGACATTTTTGGCGGGATCAGCTTCTTCCCATTGGATAAAATGACTTACTTGAAAATCCAGTCCTTTATTAATAGAATGGAAGAAAGCCTGAGTATAGTCAAGTACACTGCCTTTCTCTACAATGATCAACTCATCTG GAGTGGATTAGAACAAGATGACATGAGAATTTTATACAAATACCTCACCACATCTCTATTTCCAAGGCATATCGAACCTGAG TTGGCGGGAAGGGATTCTCCAATAAGGGCAGAAATGCCCGGAAATCTTCAACACTATGGAAG atttctcactggaccCTTGAACCTTAATGATCCAGAAGCAAAATGCAGATTCCCCAAAATTTTTGTAAATACAGATGACACTTATGAAGCTCTGCATTTAATTGTTTATAAG GCCATGAGTGCAGCTGTGTGCTTTATGATTGACG CCTCTATCCAGCCTACGTTGGACTTTTGCCGAAGACTGGACAGCATTGTCGGGCCCCAGCTCACAGTGCTGGCATCTGACATTTGTGAGCAGTTTAACATCAACAAAAGAATATCTGG GTCTGAAAAAGAACCCCAGTTTAAGTTTATCTACTTCAACCATATGAATTTAGCAGAAAAAAGTACAATTCACATGAGGAAAACACCCAGTGTGTCACTTACGTCTGTTCATCCAGATTTAATGAAGATTCTGGGTGACATCAACAGTGATTTTACAAG AGTGGATGAAGATGAAGAAATCATCGTGAAAGCAATGAGTGATTATTGGGTTGTTGGGAAAAAGTCTGACCAGCGGGAGCTGTATGTTATTTTGAATCAAAAAAATGCAAACCTCATTGAAGTAAATG AAGAGGTCAAGAAGCTTTGTGCGACGCAGTTCAGTaacatattcttcttggattga